One region of Mucilaginibacter sp. 14171R-50 genomic DNA includes:
- a CDS encoding sugar phosphate isomerase/epimerase: MTSSRRTFLKNSAIAATAAALMPGDLFAAPGRIQRVGLQLYSVRDAMMKDPAGSLKKLSDMGYQHVEHANYVNRKFYGWTAKEFKKVLDDLGLQMPSGHTVMTPQHWDAAKNDFTDVWKYTVEDAAYMGQKFVISPWMDEKVRHDTDLLKRTLEQFNKSGELCQQHNMKFGYHNHDFEFTTMVGDMRLFDYILQNTDPDKVSQQLDIGNMFGRENNAISLIEKYPGRFVSMHVKDEVKSATNTEGTGYESTILGKGVLPVKDVLKAAKKTGGTVYLIIEQESYQGVDPFDCVKIDLQTMKKWGY, from the coding sequence ATGACATCATCCCGCAGAACATTTTTAAAAAACAGCGCTATTGCAGCCACTGCAGCAGCTTTAATGCCGGGCGACCTGTTTGCAGCGCCGGGCCGCATTCAAAGAGTTGGCTTACAACTTTATTCCGTACGCGATGCAATGATGAAGGACCCCGCCGGCTCATTAAAAAAGCTGTCGGATATGGGCTACCAGCACGTAGAGCATGCTAACTATGTTAACCGCAAATTTTACGGCTGGACAGCGAAAGAGTTTAAGAAAGTACTGGACGACCTGGGGCTGCAAATGCCAAGCGGCCATACGGTAATGACCCCGCAGCACTGGGATGCCGCAAAAAACGACTTTACAGATGTATGGAAATATACCGTGGAAGACGCGGCCTACATGGGCCAGAAATTTGTGATAAGCCCCTGGATGGACGAAAAGGTGCGCCATGATACCGACTTGCTGAAACGTACACTTGAGCAGTTTAACAAAAGCGGCGAGCTTTGCCAGCAGCACAACATGAAGTTTGGTTACCATAACCACGATTTTGAATTTACAACCATGGTTGGCGATATGCGCCTGTTCGATTACATCCTGCAAAACACCGACCCTGATAAGGTTTCGCAGCAACTGGATATTGGTAACATGTTCGGCCGCGAGAATAACGCTATTTCGCTGATCGAGAAATACCCGGGCAGGTTTGTATCCATGCACGTAAAAGACGAGGTAAAAAGCGCCACCAATACCGAAGGCACCGGTTACGAGAGCACTATTTTAGGCAAGGGCGTCTTACCGGTTAAAGATGTGTTAAAGGCAGCCAAAAAAACAGGCGGAACGGTTTACCTGATCATTGAGCAGGAATCGTACCAGGGGGTAGATCCGTTTGATTGTGTAAAAATTGATTTACAAACCATGAAAAAGTGGGGATATTAG